The following coding sequences lie in one Fusarium poae strain DAOMC 252244 chromosome 1, whole genome shotgun sequence genomic window:
- the LEU2_1 gene encoding 3-isopropylmalate dehydrogenase, whose amino-acid sequence MSQIKTFRILILPGDHVGPEIMAEALKVLDVIETSRPDIHFERETDICGGCSIDKHGTPITESVLEKAMSSDAVLFGSIGGPEWAGVEPTPESGLLRLRQRLDAFANLRPCEILVPSLVSASPLKPDLVAGTKFIVVRENCGGAYFGKKEESEDEASDLWIYSRSEVERLARVSAAVARILHSGSETPNTGSKPVVWSADKANVLASGRLWRRATTDIFNRELTDIDLRHQLADSLAMLMVLDPKRFNNSVIHTDNTFGDVLSDISGGITGTLGVLPSASLAGVPGEGSCKGIYEPVHGSAPDISGKDLANPVAQILSLAMMLRYSFLLEKEADAIEQAVAKVLDVKDGGGLEIRTKDLGGNAMCSEVGDAVCKVLRDILGI is encoded by the coding sequence ATGTCGCAAATCAAGACATTCCGGATTCTTATCCTACCAGGAGACCACGTCGGCCCTGAAATCATGGCCGAAGCACTGAAAGTCCTCGACGTGATAGAGACGAGTCGACCCGACATTCATTTTGAAAGAGAGACAGACATCTGTGGTGGCTGTAGTATCGACAAGCACGGGACGCCAATTACAGAATCCGTTCTGGAAAAGGCTATGTCTAGCGACGCCGTACTTTTCGGCAGCATTGGCGGTCCAGAATGGGCAGGAGTCGAGCCAACGCCAGAGTCTGGTCTGTTGCGTCTCCGTCAGCGTCTTGACGCTTTTGCCAATCTTCGTCCATGCGAGATTCTCGTACCTTCCCTCGTTAGTGCATCACCACTAAAGCCTGACCTCGTGGCGGGGACGAAGTTCATCGTTGTGAGAGAGAACTGTGGCGGTGCGTACtttggaaagaaagaagaaagtgAGGATGAAGCTTCCGATCTTTGGATTTATTCCAGATCCGAAGTTGAGAGACTGGCTCGTGTGAGTGCTGCTGTTGCGAGGATATTGCACTCAGGCAGCGAAACACCGAACACCGGAAGCAAGCCGGTTGTTTGGAGCGCTGACAAGGCGAATGTTCTTGCGAGTGGCAGACTTTGGAGACGCGCAACAACGGATATCTTCAATCGGGAACTTACAGACATTGACCTCAGACACCAACTCGCTGATAGTCTGGCGATGCTGATGGTCCTTGATCCGAAGCGTTTCAACAACAGCGTCATTCACACCGATAACACTTTTGGAGATGTCCTTTCTGATATTTCCGGAGGTATCACAGGTACACTTGGAGTTCTCCCAAGCGCAAGCCTTGCTGGTGTCCCTGGAGAAGGATCTTGTAAAGGAATATACGAGCCCGTTCATGGTAGCGCCCCCGACATTTCGGGCAAGGACCTTGCGAATCCCGTGGCGCAAATCCTGAGTCTGGCTATGATGCTTCGCTATTCGTTCTTGCTAGAGAAGGAAGCGGATGCCATTGAACAGGCCGTTGCAAAGGTACTTGATGTTAAGGATGGTGGTGGCTTAGAGATCAGGACAAAAGATCTTGGTGGAAATGCAATGTGCAGTGAAGTCGGAGATGCAGTTTGCAAGGTTCTTAGAGATATCTTGGGAATTTAA
- a CDS encoding hypothetical protein (SECRETED:SignalP(1-23)~CAZy:CE5), producing the protein MRATLDSSLLLILANALAAKAQAQSCPEIHIFGARETSVAPGFGSAGALVDMIKADHPGATSEAIDYPACGGQASCGNVEYGASAKQGTEAVTTAVNGLNQRCPDTKIVMIGYSQGGQIMDNNICGGPDNGASISDSSVPLSESAVQQVKAVIMLGNPRFINGLAYGVGTCDAGGFDARPEGFSCPNADKVQIYCDAEDPFCCNGNDSAHHQQYVDIYGKEALEFVNSKLSGSAAGGNTGNGTDGGAADTGNANGDAGNNGGNTGFPGGDAGNAGNNGNTGGNFGGNFGQGGNFANAGSTQPNGNKC; encoded by the exons ATGCGTGCCACGCTCGATTCCAGTCTTCTGCTCATCCTTGCCAACGCTCTGGCAGCCAAGGCACAGGCCCAGTCATGCCCCGAGATCCACATCTTTGGCGCCCGTGAGACATCGGTAGCACCTGGTTTCGGCTCAGCTGGTGCACTGGTCGACATGATCAAGGCTGACCACCCAGGTGCTACCTCAGAGGCCATTGACTACCCTGCTTGCGGTGGCCAGGCGTCTTGTGGTAATGTTGAGTATGGTGCTTCGGCAAAGCAAGGTACTGAGGCCGTTACCACTGCTGTCAACGGGCTTAATCAGAGGTGTCCTGACACCAAAATTGTCATGATTGGTTACTCTCAA GGTGGTCAGATCATGGACAACAACATCTGTGGAGGACCAGACAACGGAGCTTCAATCTCTGACTCTAGCGTTCCTCTGTCAGAAAGTGCAGTCCAACAAGTCAAGGCTGTCATAATGTTGGGCAATCCCCGATTCATCAACGGCCTGGCTTATGGAGtcggaacctgcgatgctgGCGGC TTCGATGCTCGTCCCGAAGGTTTCAGCTGCCCCAACGCCGACAAAGTTCAGATCTACTGCGACGCTGAAGATCCTTTCTGTTGCAATGGTAACGACTCTGcccatcatcaacaatatGTGGATATCTACGGCAAAGAGGCTTTGGAGTTTGTGAACTCTAAGCTTTCGGGTTCTGCAGCTGGTGGAAACACGGGTAATGGCACCGATGGTGGAGCTGCAGACACTGGAAATGCTAACGGAGACGCTGGCAACAACGGCGGAAACACTGGTTTTCCTGGAGGAGATGCTGGAAATGCTGGCAACAACGGAAACACGGGTGGGAACTTTGGGGGCAACTTCGGCCAGGGTGGTAACTTTGCGAATGCTGGTAGCACGCAACCAAATGGTAACAAGTGCTAA
- a CDS encoding hypothetical protein (BUSCO:11953at5125), with translation MSGKPELGLLGGGQLGRMLCEAASPLEVEIAILDAQDAPAKQVSRSKYHVDGSFKDPAKIRELASHCKVLSVETEHIETAVLEELSKEGKVVVYPSWKTLRLIQDKYEQKDYLGKQGIPIAEQVAVQASGSDEMRAALKDISNKYGLPFMLKSRKDSYDGRGNIKIANDNDIETAVTEFGNLQCYAEKYVPFRRELSVIVIRAEDADGKTKRLVPYPAVETVHEDNVCSRVYMPPRDTPDSVSKRAQEVAVSVVEKLWGRGVFAVEMFVTENNDILVNEIAPRPHNSGHLTIEAVPYMSQYKAQLTSILDEPLPEKLEPHVSSSIMINILGGASPESHIPLVNKAKSMFAPKIGVYPHLYGKQSKPGRKIGHITLTGLEGSIKDLEEFAHPLVQLAADMRQERIDAKSKAMRPEQAVAKTAKDPLVLVTMGSDSDLPVLKAGLDILTQFGVPWEVDITSAHRTPVKMGDVAVAAAERGIKVIIAAAGGAAHLPGMISAYTPLPVIGVPVKATHLDGMDSLLSIVQMPRGVPTATVGINNSTNAALLAIRILGAFIPEYLEKMKGYQTDIGEQVNGKATRLRESDVESYLAQMKKG, from the exons ATGAGTGGAAAGCCAGAGCTCGGACTTCTCGGTGGTGGCCAACTCGGCCGAATGCTATGCGAGGCCGCATCTCCCCTCGAAGTTGAGATCGCCATCCTCGATGCTCAAGATGCCCCGGCAAAGCAAGTCTCCCGCAGCAAGTACCATGTCGATGGATCTTTCAAGGACCCCGCCAAGATCAGAGAACTTGCCTCCCACTGCAAGGTCCTCAGTGTCGAGACGGAACATATCGAGACTGCTGTTCTTGAGGAGCTGAGCAAGGAAGGAAAGGTTGTTGTCTACCCTTCATGGAAGACGTTGCGTCTTATCCAAGACAAGTACGAGCAGAAGGATTACCTTGGCAAGCAGGGAATTCCCATTGCTGAGCAGGTCGCTGTACAAGCTTCGGGCAGTGATGAGATGCGCGCTGCTCTCAAGGACATTTCTAACAAGTACGGTCTGCCTTTCATGCTCAAGTCACGAAAGGATTCATACGATGGACGTGGAAACATCAAGATCGCAAACGATAACGACATCGAGACCGCCGTGACCGAGTTCGGAAACCTACAATGTTACGCCGAAAAGTATGTTCCCTTCCGGCGCGAGCTctccgtcatcgtcatccgcGCAGAGGACGCCGATGGCAAGACAAAGCGTCTGGTACCGTACCCCGCCGTAGAGACTGTCCATGAGGACAATGTCTGTTCCCGCGTGTACATGCCTCCTCGCGACACGCCCGATTCTGTGTCCAAGCGTGCCCAAGAGGTTGCCGTCAGTGTTGTTGAAAAACTCTGGGGACGAGGTGTTTTCGCTGTTGAAATGTTTGTTACTGAGAACAACGACATTCTCGTCAATGAGATTGCTCCTCGACCTCACAACTCTGGTCATCTCACAATTGAAGCGGTACCCTACAT GTCCCAGTACAAGGCTCAACTTACATCCATCCTCGACGAACCCCTGCCTGAAAAGCTCGAACCCCACGTCTCGTCCAGCATCATGATCAACATCCTCGGGGGCGCCTCACCAGAATCTCATATCCCTCTGGTCAACAAGGCCAAGTCCATGTTCGCTCCCAAGATCGGTGTCTACCCTCACCTTTACGGCAAACAATCCAAGCCTGGGCGCAAGATTGGCCACATCACCCTTACTGGTCTGGAAGGGAGCATCAAGGACCTCGAGGAGTTTGCACATCCTCTTGTCCAGTTGGCGGCTGATATGCGCCAAGAGAGAATTGATGCAAAGAGCAAGGCTATGAGACCTGAGCAAGCCGTTGCCAAGACTGCAAAGGACCCATTGGTTCTTGTTACCATGGGTTCTGACTCGGACCTCCCTGTTCTCAAAGCTGGTCTTGATATCCTAACTCAGTTTGGTGTCCCTTGGGAAGTTGACATTACTTCTGCACACCGAACACCTGTGAAAATGGGGGATGTTGCCGTTGCTGCTGCCGAGCGTGGCATCAAGGTGATCatcgctgctgctggaggAGCTGCTCACTTACCAGGCATGATCTCGGCTTACACTCCTCTCCCTGTCATCGGAGTTCCCGTGAAGGCTACGCATCTCGATGGAATGGATTCCCTTCTCAGCATTGTTCAAATGCCT CGAGGTGTTCCTACTGCTACCGTGGGCATCAACAACTCCACCAACGCTGCCCTTCTCGCCATCCGCATTCTGGGTGCTTTCATCCCCGAGTACCTCGAGAAGATGAAGGGATACCAAACAGACATTGGAGAGCAGGTTAATGGTAAGGCTACTCGCCTGAGGGAGTCGGATGTGGAATCCTACCTCgcccagatgaagaagggtTAG
- a CDS encoding hypothetical protein (SECRETED:SignalP(1-19)~TransMembrane:13 (n3-14c19/20o122-142i149-168o174-194i206-229o241-261i282-301o313-330i350-372o384-407i419-436o442-462i474-497o570-589i)) — translation MKATFFISIIAATVTLVNADPVGDSLANPACPPAPDSCADIIEMSSECYELNGGDVECSEEKSICECPEGCHLVEAQDPAMYPSGACSINLIYFAQVANVVGSGALTRDIAATVGDSSDSVWYTQTIAIFTAILGIPISQAADLWGRKIFLVALTAFGFIGSLIIAGANSPCLAITGFAVTGISYGAQPLLHAVASEVFARKYRPWAQCSVNVAASLGAIMGLLVGGAVTRNENHVGFRSYWYMVAGMYAFATISVQLLYSPPPRTLQLVCSFHDKLRRLDWLGYGFLTPALVLFCMSLAWLQNPYSWTDAHVMVTFIIGICLVLGLIAYETSVKRDGMFHHRLFQNRNFPLALVCIFAEGMVFFCANDYFAFQVSILFSQDSLITGVHYSVAFAALGISAIVSGLWCSKTKAVRIPTTVAFSSFVVFDILMATISQETTTGQIWVFPIFLGFGLGICLPSLVTAAHFAAPPELVAIASGLMISLRSLGGSVGLAVYNAVFHHGFSSSVGPKIADAVLPLGFPNKNLPQLISAFVSHNDTAIKEIPEISPEIIEAGREGLLEAFRIGFRGVWITTACLSVFAGIAAILLRDPRENFTAHVDAPIVAITETEEETQGSTVTLARMS, via the exons ATGAAGGCTACGTTTTTCATCTCCATTATCGCCGCCACTGTTACTCTAGTCAATGCAGACCCCGTTGGTGACTCGTTGGCCAACCCTGCATGCCCACCCGCCCCCGATTCTTGCGCAGATATCATAGAGATGAGTAGTGAATGCTACGAGCTCAATGGCGGAGATGTTGAGTGCTCTGAAGAAAAGTCCATCTGCGAATGTCCAGAAGGCTGTCACTTAGTCGAAGCTCAGGACCCAGCGATGTATCCTAGTGGAGCCTGT TCCATCAACTTAATCTACTTTGCCCAAGTAGCCAATGTTGTCGGCTCAGGAGCTCTGACGCGGGATATTGCAGCTACAGTGGGTGACTCCTCCGATTCAGTTTGGTACACGCAGACCATAGCAATCTTCACGGCTATACTTGGCATTCCCATCAGCCAAGCCGCCGACCTTTGGGGCCGCAAGATATTCCTTGTCGCATTGACTGCCTTCGGCTTCATCGGTTCTCTCATCATAGCCGGTGCCAATTCCCCATGTTTGGCCATCACTGGTTTTGCAGTCACAGGTATATCCTACGGCGCTCAGCCTCTGCTCCACGCGGTGGCGTCAGAGGTCTTTGCGAGGAAGTATCGTCCTTGGGCTCAATGTAGCGTAAATGTTGCTGCTTCACTTGGGGCGATCATGGGATTGTTGGTTGGTGGTGCGGTAACCAGAAATGAGAATCATGTTGGGTTTCGCTCATATTGGTATATGGTAGCTGGCATGTACGCCTTTGCCACGATCTCGGTACAGCTACTATACTCACCTCCCCCAAGAACGTTGCAGCTTGTTTGCAGCTTCCATGATAAGCTACGTCGCTTGGACTGGCTTGGTTATGGCTTCTTGACACCTGCTCTCGTCCTCTTTTGCATGTCCCTCGCATGGCTTCAGAATCCGTACTCATGGACTGATGCTCACGTTATGGTCACATTTATCATTGGTATCTGCCTTGTCTTGGGTTTGATAGCCTACGAGACGTCGGTAAAAAGAGACGGCATGTTTCACCATCGTCTTTTCCAGAACCGAAACTTCCCATTGGCTCTTGTCTGCATTTTCGCTGAAGGTATGGTTTTCTTCTGTGCCAACGACTACTTCGCATTTCAGGTCAGTATACTCTTCTCACAAGACAGTCTGATCACTGGCGTACATTACTCCGTTGCCTTTGCGGCTCTTGGCATCTCTGCAATCGTCTCAGGTCTCTGGTGCTCAAAGACGAAGGCTGTGCGTATACCAACGACTGTTGCCTTTTCGTCTTTTGTGGTATTTGATATCTTGATGGCAACCATATCTCAAGAAACTACCACTGGCCAGATCTGGGTCTTTCCCATCTTTTTAGGGTTCGGACTCGGTATATGTTTACCCTCTCTTGTCACAGCAGCCCATTTCGCAGCGCCGCCAGAATTAGTCGCCATCGCTTCAGGTCTCATGATCTCTTTGAGGAGTTTAGGAGGTTCAGTTGGTCTTGCAGTCTACAATGCCGTCTTCCATCACGGGTTCTCATCCAGTGTTGGTCCCAAAATTGCCGACGCCGTTTTGCCACTTGGATTTCCAAACAAGAACCTCCCTCAACTTATCTCTGCATTTGTCAGCCATAATGACACGGCAATAAAAGAAATCCCCGAAATCTCGCCCGAGATTATAGAAGCTGGGAGAGAAGGTCTCCTTGAAGCTTTCAGAATTGGCTTTCGAGGTGTGTGGATCACTACAGCCTGTCTATCAGTGTTTGCAGGCATTG CCGCAATCCTTCTTCGCGATCCAAGAGAGAACTTCACTGCTCATGTCGACGCACCAATTGTTGCGATTACAGAGACTGAAGAAGAAACGCAAGGGTCCACCGTCACTCTGGCTAGAATGTCATGA
- a CDS encoding hypothetical protein (CAZy:GH13_40~CAZy:GH13_31~CAZy:GH13_29~CAZy:GH13_23~CAZy:GH13_17~CAZy:GH13_36~CAZy:GH13~CAZy:GH13_16~CAZy:GH13_30~CAZy:GH13_35~CAZy:GH13_20~CAZy:GH13_4~CAZy:GH13_2~CAZy:GH13_1~CAZy:GH13_19), producing the protein MGSIIWDEQHQYAGTQPWWKAASFYQVYPASFKDSNSDGWGDLPGLISKLDYLSNLGIDVVWVSPIFESPQKDMGYDVSDYQKIYQPYGSVEDVDILILQCHTRGLKIILDLVVNHTSIEHEWFKESRSSKNNPKRDWYIWQPARYDKDGVRQPPTNWRGYFACSTWTWDEHTQEYYLHLYAPDQPDLNWDNEECREAIYENTMRFWLDRGVDGFRIDTVNKYSKRKDFVDVPVMDPSSPHQPAPEMWCNGPRIHEFIHEMNEKVLRPYNAVSVGELSNTPHPSQVIPYVSAAAKELDMVFEFSMIRLGNGNGFGDKYIYQHFPLSKLKSFVERWQSFIEGTDAWTTVFCENHDNGRTVDRFGDTSSREWWLKSAKTIAMWQATLTGTLFLYQGQEIGMTNMPRSWGIEEYKDIESSNFFAEAVASGNEKRVKDTMNGLQIMARDHSRIPFQWDDSPNAGFASAKAKPWMRVHDEYRDINVARQINDPDSILSFYKGMLQLRKQYQDLFVFGSFKLVDLENESLFVYLKESALSTKGRNGQKRKALVILNMGKEERLEPDVCTYLKCSLNEVKLLSSTEAMPVDVRGKKKNLSGWEGRLYLNFT; encoded by the coding sequence ATGGGTTCCATCATTTGGGATGAACAGCATCAATATGCTGGTACTCAACCCTGGTGGAAAGCCGCATCTTTTTACCAAGTCTACCCAGCTAGCTTCAAAGACTCCAACAGCGACGGTTGGGGAGACTTGCCTGGTCTGATCTCCAAACTGGACTATCTGAGCAATTTAGGTATTGATGTTGTTTGGGTCTCTCCCATTTTCGAAAGTCCTCAAAAAGACATGGGATATGACGTGTCAGATTACCAGAAGATTTACCAACCATACGGAAGCGTCGAAGATGTCGATATCCTTATTCTCCAATGTCATACAAGAGGGCTCAAGATtatccttgatcttgtcgtAAATCATACGTCAATTGAACACGAGTGGTTCAAAGAATCACGATCCTCAAAGAATAACCCGAAAAGAGACTGGTATATCTGGCAACCTGCGCGCTATGATAAAGACGGCGTTCGTCAACCCCCGACAAATTGGAGGGGGTATTTTGCCTGTTCTACGTGGACATGGGATGAGCATACACAAGAATACTATCTTCACCTGTACGCCCCAGACCAGCCGGATTTGAACTGGGATAACGAAGAGTGTCGTGAAGCAATCTACGAAAACACAATGCGTTTCTGGCTTGATCGTGGCGTCGACGGGTTTCGCATCGATACAGTCAATAAGTATTCAAAGCGAAAGGATTTCGTCGATGTCCCTGTGATGGATCCTTCGTCACCTCATCAACCGGCACCTGAGATGTGGTGTAACGGACCAAGAATTCATGAGTTTATCCATGAAATGAATGAGAAGGTACTCAGACCGTATAACGCTGTGTCTGTGGGCGAGCTATCCAATACACCTCATCCATCACAGGTCATACCTTATGTATCTGCTGCAGCAAAAGAGTTGGATATGGTATTCGAGTTCTCTATGATCAGACTCGGTAACGGCAACGGCTTTGGTGACAAGTATATCTACCAACACTTCCCATTATCGAAGCTGAAGTCGTTTGTGGAACGGTGGCAGAGCTTCATTGAGGGAACGGATGCATGGACAACAGTTTTCTGCGAGAACCATGACAACGGAAGAACAGTCGATCGTTTCGGTGACACATCATCGCGAGAATGGTGGCTGAAATCTGCAAAGACCATAGCGATGTGGCAAGCCACCCTCACAGGTACATTGTTTCTCTACCAAGGTCAAGAGATAGGCATGACCAACATGCCACGATCCTGGGGAATCGAAGAGTACAAGGACATTGAAAGCAGCAACTTCTTCGCGGAAGCTGTGGCATCGGGTAACGAGAAGAGAGTGAAGGATACAATGAATGGACTGCAAATCATGGCGCGTGACCATTCACGGATTCCATTCCAGTGGGATGATTCACCAAATGCAGGGTTTGCAAGCGCAAAAGCGAAGCCATGGATGAGGGTTCATGATGAGTACCGCGATATCAACGTTGCCAGACAAATCAATGATCCCGATTCAATTTTGAGCTTCTATAAAGGGATGTTACAACTGCGCAAGCAATACCAAGATCTTTTCGTCTTTGGTTCATTCAAGCTTGTTGATCTGGAAAATGAGTCTCTGTTCGTTTATCTGAAAGAGAGTGCTCTTTCTACCAAGGGTCGCAATGGACAGAAGAGAAAAGCATTGGTAATTCTCAACATGGGTAAAGAAGAACGTCTAGAACCCGATGTCTGCACTTATCTTAAGTGTTCATTGAATGAAGTTAAATTGCTTTCGAGCACTGAGGCAATGCCAGTTGACGTTCGaggtaaaaagaaaaatttaTCAGGCTGGGAGGGTAGACTCTATTTGAATTTTACTTAA
- a CDS encoding hypothetical protein (TransMembrane:10 (i127-149o155-177i189-209o229-250i312-334o346-367i374-396o402-425i446-463o475-491i)) gives MTSPNPYPEKAPDAQHEEAVTPEILASEAKVAAEAEHYMTLWQAVKTYPKAIGWSVLLSTTLIMEGYDLALLGNLYASPVFNEKFGTYNPEKDKFAVSAAWQSGLSNGARAGEIIGLILAGWASDRYGYKMTTVGALVLMIAFVFVLFFAPNIKILVLGEVLCGIPWGAFQSVTPAYASEVAPVVLRPYLTTFINMCWVIGQFFAAAVNKGSVGRGDEWAYRIPFGVQWVWPVPILAGVIFAPESPWWHVRKGNRAAAKKSLLRLTSPQQPNFNADETIAMIEHTNEMEKNLKEGTSYRDCFKGIDLRRTEIVVGIWLVQTLGGQNLMGYFSYFLTQAGMDASNSFSLSMAQYALGMVGTFGSWFLMAKVGRRTIHFSGLCTQLIILIIVGSLSFANNNGSVWAIGAMLIVFTFVYDFTVGPVTYSLISELSSTRLKAKTIVMARAAYNASNIFVNVMTNYQLSSTAWNWGARTAYFWAGSCLLSAIWVYFRLPEPRNRTYAELDLLFEKRVSARKFAKTHVDPYSHSVVSDNHPIADKDIQ, from the exons ATGACCTCTCCCAATCCCTACCCAGAAAAAGCGCCTGACGCGCAGCATGAAGAAGCTGTCACTCCCGAGATCCTCGCCTCGGAAGCAAAAGTCGCTGCTGAAGCTGAGCACTACATGACTTTGTGGCAAGCTGTCAAAACATACCCAAAAGCTATTGGTTGGTCTGTTCTTTTGTCCACCACTCTTATCATGGAAGGGTACGATCTTGCTTTGCTGGGTAACTTGTATGCCTCTCCCGTCTTCAACGAGAAATTTGGCACGTACAATCCCGAGAAAGACAAGTTCGCTGTTTCGGCTGCTTGGCAATCTGGATTGTCAAACGGTGCTCGCGCTGGTGAGATCATTGGTCTTATCCTTGCGGGATGGGCGTCTGATCGATATGGATACAAGATGACTACAGTCGGAGCGCTTGTCCTCATGATTGCATTTGTCTTTGTGTTATTCTTCGCCCCAAACATCAAGATTCTTGTTTTAGGAGAGGTCCTTTGTG GTATTCCATGGGGTGCGTTCCAGAGTGTTACACCCGCATATGCGTCCGAAGTAGCACCGGTTGTGCTCCGACCATACCTAACAACATTCATCAATATGTGTTGGGTTATTGGGCAGTTCTTTGCTGCTGCCGTCAACAAGGGCTCTGTTGGACGGGGGGATGAGTGGGCTTATCGTATCCCTTTTGGGGTACAATGGGTGTGGCCTGTCCCAATCCTTGCAGGTGTCATTTTTGCTCCCGA GTCCCCATGGTGGCATGTCCGAAAAGGCAATCGCGCCGCTGCAAAGAAGTCTCTCCTCCGACTCACGTCTCCTCAACAACCTAACTTCAACGCCGATGAAACAATTGCCATGATTGAGCACACAAACGAGATGGAAAAGAACCTAAAGGAGGGTACCAGCTACCGTGATTGCTTCAAGGGTATCGACCTCCGACGTACAGAGATTGTGGTGGGTATCTGGCTCGTCCAGACTCTTGGTGGTCAAAACCTCATGGGTTACTTTTCATATTTCTTGACTCAAGCTGGTATGGATGCCAGCAACTCATTCTCACTCTCCATGGCACAGTATGCCCTTGGCATGGTCGGCACATTTGGGTCTTGGTTCTTGATGGCCAAGGTTGGTCGAAGGACTATTCACTTCAGTGGTCTATGCACTcaactcatcatcctcatcattgTTGGGTCACTATCATTCGCCAACAACAATGGTTCAGTCTGGGCAATCGGCGCAATGCTCATCGTTTTTACGTTTGTCTATGACTTTACTGTCGGTCCAGTCACCTATTCATTGATCTCCGAGCTGTCCTCAACCCGACTCAAGGCAAAGACAATTGTGATGGCTCGCGCTGCATACAATGCTAGCAACATATTCGTCAATGTCATGACCAATTATCAGTTATCATCGACAGCGTGGAACTGGGGCGCTCGCACGGCTTATTTCTGGGCTGGATCCTGTTTACTTTCTGCCATTTGGGTTTACTTCAGACTTCCTGAACCAAGAAACAGGACCTATGCAGAGTTGGATCTGCTATTCGAGAAACGAGTGTCAGCAAGAAAGTTTGCCAAGACGCATGTGGACCCCTATTCCCATTCGGTTGTCTCTGACAATCACCCGATTGCCGATAAAGATATTCAATAG
- a CDS encoding hypothetical protein (SECRETED:SignalP(1-21)), which yields MSPSFQSLLAIATLAGSAALASPIPEPQTPQLIPRAVGDFECFNASLPNITIFATGGTIAGEAGSADQTTGYQAGALGIQALIDAVPQLCNVSNVRGVQIANVDSGDVNSTILTTLSHRIQADLDNPHIQGVVVTHGTDTLEESSFFLDLTVQSEKPVVMVGSMRPATAISADGPINLLSAVRLAGSKSAKNRGTMIVLNDKIASARYTVKSHANSVQTFIAEDQGYLGAFENIQPVFWYPASRPIGHHYFNISTSSPKKALPQVDVLYGHQEADPELFQAAIDSGARGIVLAGLGAGGWPDEAADEIKKVLNETDIPVIVSRRTAWGYVGERPFGIGAGYLNPSKSRIQLQLALEKKLSMDEIQDLFEYV from the coding sequence ATGTCTCCCTCTTTCCAGTCCCTGCTCGCTATCGCGACCCTTGCAGGATCAGCCGCCCTTGCATCCCCGATCCCGGAGCCACAAACACCTCAGCTCATCCCTCGGGCTGTTGGTGATTTTGAGTGCTTCAACGCCAGTCTACCCAACATTACCATTTTCGCGACTGGCGGTACCATCGCCGGCGAAGCTGGTTCTGCGGATCAGACTACGGGCTACCAGGCTGGTGCATTGGGCATCCAAGCTTTAATCGACGCTGTCCCGCAGCTGTGCAACGTATCCAACGTCAGGGGCGTGCAGATTGCCAATGTCGATAGCGGTGATGTCAACTCTACCATCCTAACCACTCTATCGCACCGCATCCAGGCTGATCTGGACAACCCTCACATTCAAGGTGTTGTCGTCACCCATGGCACTGACACTCTCGAGGagtcttctttcttccttgaCCTCACTGTCCAAAGTGAAAAGCCTGTCGTTATGGTTGGATCCATGCGTCCCGCTACAGCCATCAGCGCCGATGGTCCTATCAACCTCTTGTCTGCTGTTCGTTTAGCTGGTAGCAAGAGTGCCAAAAACCGCGGCACAATGATTGTCCTCAACGACAAGATTGCTTCTGCACGCTACACTGTCAAGTCCCACGCCAACTCTGTCCAAACTTTCATTGCCGAAGATCAAGGTTATCTCGGTGCTTTCGAAAACATTCAGCCTGTCTTCTGGTACCCTGCTAGTCGACCAATCGGCCATCACTATTTCAACATCAGCACCAGCTCACCCAAAAAGGCCCTCCCTCAGGTCGATGTCTTGTACGGCCACCAAGAAGCGGACCCCGAGCTTTTTCAAGCTGCTATCGATAGCGGTGCCCGGGGCATTGTTCTCGCTGGTCTCGGCGCTGGCGGCTGGCCTGACGAAGCTGCTgatgagatcaagaaggtcTTGAACGAGACTGACATCCCCGTCATTGTCAGCCGTCGCACTGCTTGGGGATATGTTGGAGAGCGACCTTTCGGTATCGGTGCCGGGTACTTGAATCCTTCCAAATCGAGAATCCAACTGCAGCTTGCACTTGAGAAGAAGCTTTCTATGGACGAAATTCAGGATTTATTCGAGTACGTCTGA